ACTTCACGAATCATCTCACACGCAAGACTAATCAAGCAGCAAAATATCCACTAATATTTGGAAAGTATCAGAATAGTTTGTTTTTATTTTCCATTAACTTCAGTAACTAGCAATGAATCACCGGATGGTCTTACAAGTAAGGTGTTACTCGTCAGGGAAAAAAACATTAGGACCTTTTCATAGGCCCGTGTAGCAAGGAACTTAAAATCAATAGAATATATGCAAGAAAGGGAGCATGCCCCAAAATTTCCATGCCATGTAAACTATAACCTCAATCAATCAGAAGAAAAATGTGCACTAAATCATGCCTTAAATCTCTTGAGGGTCCCACCAAAGTTACGCAATCTCTCCATCACAGTTCGAATCTGATCCGAAATGTTAATGTAGAGCCATTTTTGTGCTGCCTCGTCAAGTCCATCTGGGGTAGTGTTGGGCCACCCAAGACTGGGAAAAGATGATTCCCGAGATACTGTTTTAGCTGTTTGCTTCAAGCTTTGGAGATCAAATTCAATTGGTTCACCAATAATGATTTTGATGTCCTTACTGCAAAGAGGGACTAGTGGTCTTCTACCAAAGAAAAATTTCTCAGGCATCACCTGAAAGTCCCAGGAAAGAATAAATAAAACAACATAAGAAAGGAACAGAGAATTAGAAAGTCAGTCTCTGCCTATCCGTTCTGATCAGATTTTGAGACCAAAAAAGTCAAGTTGTACAGAAGAGAAACTGTAGTATAACCATGCCGTAGAAATGTTAGCATAATGCCATGGACAAAAAATCCCTCGTGCCACATCAACACGAGTAATGGTGATAAAGAACAGATGACTAACACCAGCCACCAGCAGATGCCTTTGACATGCGTGATTACCATATCAGGAATTTCTCATATCAATGCCCTGTATAATTAAATCTTTAtagcaaatataaatataaatcttCTATTTGGGATGGCTTATCTGTTTCTGGATCTCTCAGGAAACTTGCTTCTGCACACTATTCATAAATGTTTCCTTTCCCATATCATATAGTAAATATAAATGAAAAACTTCAATTTAGGGTGGTGCATCAGTCTCTGAATCTCTCAGGAAACTTGCTCCTAGACACACTTCCTAAGCCTTTCCTCCTCTTCGTCCGTTTTTGCTTTTCCTATCTTTTTAGTTTCTTAGGAAATCCATTTCTCCACCATCAAATAGGCTTCCATTTCAGGTAACTAAGACAAAACCTGATACTGATTATGCTACAAATTTTGTGCTTAAATTACATAGCAAATGCATTTAGCAACAAAACAATACCAAATACCATTGGCGTGTATGTATATCTGTGTGCACATGCACATGGGTGTGGGAGCAGGCACAAGTGTACACATGTGCATTGGTGCTCGTTTGTATTCTTTCCATGCATTGGAGGAAACAACTTGCATTTCTAGATTCCCTAACAATTAGATAGTTGGAACTCGAGCATTTCAAACCAACGAGAAGTGAATTTACTGTCAGCTTATGAAGTTACCATAGGATAAAACAATATACAGGATAGCTTTCATCATATTTTGGTAAAAATGATCATATATAAGCATCACATATTAGTTACATTCATATGAGAAATGTGTGACTGAAAGCAAAAAGGTAGGAAACTAGATGAATGAATCACATATCCAGATACCTTTTCAAATCCACAGTGTACGATCGGCAAAACTATGGGGGTTACAGGTGCACGGACAATAAGACTTGCAGTTCCCCACTTCAAACGTCTTATGGGTGCATTTTCCTGGGACACTTTTCCTTCTGGAAATGCATGCAACTACTTGAAAAGTAATGATGAGCTTTAGTGAAAATTGATAATAATTTCTAGTGATCATACAAAAGAAAAAGGTTGACGACAAAGGAGCAGTCGTCAGAAAGCATAAAAGGAACTACCCAGCCTCCACCACTCAGCACTTCAAGAGCTTCATTCATATGTGCCTGATATATTCCACCACCCCTTGTTATAGGTATGCATTTTCCTGTGGATTTAAATCTCTCAGAACAATGATCACAATATGAGCCAAAAAGGGATTCCACGGTAACCGGGATAAGAGCAAATAAATAGAAATTTCAAGCAGCACGTAATAAACtagcagaagaaaagaagatgcaAAACTGATCACAAGTTGGAGCAAAGTCTATGTAACCTTACGATTGAATTtactgcataaaaatataaaaaagctaAAAATAGAAAAACCAAACATAACAGACTGTATATTAACTAAAGCTGATATGGTCCTCCCTTTAGAAAAATAATGAGAATGACAATAGAGGAAATAGCCAAGCACAGAGAGCCTATATGCTGTTGAGAACAGCAGACCAGCCAGGACAAGTCAATCTGCAACATCTAAGAATGGGTAGAGAGGCATGCTAGTGATCTTTACGCATTTATGTTTTTAAGGACATAGTTCCAGCTACAGCCACCTGAATATTCTTCTCGGGCAGATTTCAAAGATTCTAGAATGTACATTTGTTTATAAGTTAAGCATCATTTTGATGTGCAAAATGCCACATGTATATAAAATAGTCATTGTCAAGATGCCGCACAAGATTCTATTATGGCTGTTGAAAAGCATGACATAAACAAAAGCATCTGGAAATCTAAAATTCATAAGAATTCACAGAATCTCTTCTGGAATTAGAATCACACAAAAATATCGTCAAATAATAAGATTAATTGATAGTCCATGTTCTCGACCAAGCACTCAATATCACCATTTGACAACATCCGGAGTTTTGACTCCTGAAAATAGCTAAAACAGCCAATATTCTATGAAGTACTATATCTgggtacacacacatatatattaatGCATTATGAAAACTAGGCATGCTGTTTTGTTAAAATTAACATAATAGTTCCACACAACATAATAATTACTAGAAAAAAGAATCAGCAGTCTGGCATATAATTGgacaaaatcaggatgcctattcACTAATTCCTGTTGGTAATCACCTGATACTCTGTCTTTTCATAATAAGTAAAGGTGGTAAAGGTTTTGGGAAATAGAAGAAGTCAACATTAAGCAGAACAGATGCATGAGGTGGGGTAATGATCTAATGGTTGGTATCTGTATGCGTGCCCAAACTTTTGCAACTCTGATGGTATTTACATTTTGCAGTATTCATATTAATAAACAATCATATTAACCCCAGGACTATTTAGGAATAAGTCAATTTGATCACGAGGCCAGTCTTCTAATGAAAGGGGGATACCTCAGAGCAAAATGAGTATGTTCAGTCTGTCACTTGCTTCTAGATTGAACTGTAAGCGACTTTAACTTTTCAGCCAAGTGTGACAGGGTCAGCAGAGTAATTCTGTTAAGTACCCATTTCAGGGGAGTCAATTTCCTCCCAGAAAGAGTACAATACCCACAGTGTTTGCATGAGGATGAGGAGAGCAACAATTTTCCCCATTAATCATTCACTTAACAGTAGCCATTACTTACATTCTTAGACAAAACAATTCTCTTGCCCATCTCATACCAAGGATAATAAGAACTTGCTCAAATTAACATCAAAGCTATTGTATCTTAACCTTTCAGAACAAAAAAAGAAGGATTTAGAACATCTTATCAGTCTCTTTCCCTTACAAGACACCAGCATGTGAACTAAAAACAACTTTAATACCTGGTTACTTACCAACAACAACCCGGTTATGACAAGGAAAGactaatttatctgatattgacTGCAAAAGACCAGGTTCCTAAGCCAGGTGCAGAAAAACTCATGATAATAGCTATATGAAGCATAGGAAGTCTTACCAAGTCGAAATATGTACGAAAGAATTGCATTTTTGAAGCATATATCTTCTGCGGCTAAAACCCACCGAGCTAGTTTTGCATCCATAGTTGGAAAACCCTTGAAGCCCCACATAAGTGGATCATCCAACCTGTTTTATGACGCACAACTTAAGCTTTTGCTTTGGAGGGCCACTTCTCCTTATTAATTAAAGCAAGCTAGAATGAGCTTAAAGTAGATGACCAATCCAAAGCAGTTTGCAAAATCAACAAAGATTAAACTAATAGAGCATGGCATAATTCATAAAAATGCATCCAGAGAAAAATAAAAGCATCACATATTTGATGCATTTTAGCTCCTAATCCACCTCAGATATTGCTCTATATGTGATACTTTTTGATGTAATGAAATAGAGAGTTTTCAGTTGGCAAATCCAGCTGTGGTCCTATCACGTGCCTTTTTTTCTTCCCTAACAACTAATCTCGACTTGGCTCCAGCAAGATATTCCTACTTAAAATTGATAAATTAGAGTTGAATATTCATTTTGCCATTTTTCAATCAAACAAGTAAAAAACACAAAGTAACTTTTCATCAATGAACTTAAAAGTTATTTAGATGCAGTAAATGGTAGTAGTGGCTAGTAACTTGTacactaaaaatatttaaaaaataacaataaactGGACCTGAGATGTGCTTCCAAAGTGGTTGTAGTACCTAAGGTACGGGGTCCTACAGCCTAGTTTCCAATAAAACCTGCAAAAATGTTTATGTCACCACCAACCAATGATTTAAATCAAAAGTTGACTATCATACCAATCATGGTTAGTGCACAGTATAATATAGTATTCATTGAAACAAGATGAACCTTTTATAGGTTCTTTGCGCTTTAAATTTGTTTGGTGATTCAAAAGAAATATTTAATTAACaagaaaaaagtttaaaaaatgcaTGAAAATGTAAACTTATTTCCAATTGTTACCCAATATCTACTAATTAGCAACTCTGACATCACAAATTTGGCAATACCTATGGCCTTGTAAGAATCACGCATCTTCATGCTTTGCAGTTCTGATACCACTTGCTGGGAAGGATCCCTCACGAGTGCGGAATATGGATCCCCCCACCCAAGATCTCAATGCCGGTAATGGTGTCGATACCgcaatagaaaaaaagaagagataaaataaatgacacaatcaaatacgtggatcagcccaaGACTTACCTCTACGAAGCACGCAAGCTTCATTATAAGAGAAAATAACAAGTACAAAAGGAGATTATATACTTTCAACTCTCATATACAAACCTCTCTTAACAAGAAGCACAATCCTCACAAAAGCTATCACAAAATCCTCCAAGGAGACCCTCTCAAAGACCTATCGAGTCAAGGCCCTTGATGCCCCTGGACGCTTCATGTGATGCTCTCAGCTGCTACATCATGCCTCTGCCCCTACACTCACGATCACTCTCACAGCTGTTCCAGGACACTATCGGCTGCTTCTGCAGTTGCACACACCAAGCTGCTTCTCTGATTCCCGCCTTTGGCTACCACAGCCTCTCAGATTTCTTTTATAGGCTCAAAGTACTCCAGATCGAAATCACAGTCCTGATCAAAGTCCAAAAATCCAGCTGTCGTCTGATCGCACCTGCGAGCTCTCTGAACTGCCTAATTGCGCTCCTGCCCACCTGATCATGCCCGCAAACGCTCTAAGCCGCTCGATCATGCAAAACAGGCCTGTGGACAGCGATTTTTCGAGTGTGGACCGCGATTTTTCGAGCGTGGACCGCGACGGCCCATAACGGACATGTGGACCGCACCAGTTTCCcacgatccaccatggaccgcatcACACAGAGGGCCTAGGCTGCGCGTCCGCGCCCGCGCGCCTGCCTGGACTGCGTGTGTTGCTGCAGCCTGTTCCTGCCTTCGGGCCTACCGCTGCGGGCCCCGCTGTGCCATGTTTTTGGATTCCTTGCGTCGTGCACTGCGTGTTGGACTTCTTCGCATCTGATCTTCGCTGCTGTGGATTGAATTCGAGATGTCAAAtttcaacaatctccacctcgactcgacatTCGATCTCCACCtgactttgagagcttttggatcttctcacccctatGTCCTGGGGCATACGCCGGCTACTcatagatggacaaacatgggagtcgagcgaGACCGCTCGATTCTATCTCCATCCTGCATGACCTGAGATCTGCTTGAGATAGCCTCTTGGCGACGTTGCTTATCATCCTCCTGAGTCTCTCGTCTCATATCCGATCCATCTCCATCTGGAGCTTcgcctcgcactgggctcccactGACATCTTTCATGGTAGACGGCTTCTCCTTACATAAGAatgcatcgatcaacccttttcGATTAATCTCCACTTTGATTGTATTtgacttctccatcttcttcaatcccGATCAACACCATCGCAATTCGGACAATCTGGCGCTCTAGTACCACCTGACTCTGATACGAATtattgcagcagaaagaaagaagaaataaaataaatgacacaatcaaatatatggatcagctCAAGACTTATCTTCACGAGGCACGCAAGCTTTATTATGAGAGAAAATAACAAGTACCAAAGGAGATCACACACTTTCAACTCTCATACACAaatctctctcaataagaagcacaaGCCTCACAAAAGTTCTCACAAAGTCTCCAAAGGAGATCCTCTCACAGGCCTGTCAAGTCAGGATCCTCGACGTCGCTGGATGCTTCCTGTGATGCTATCAGTCGCTACATCATGCCTCAGCCTTTGCCCCTACACTCACGGCCACTCCCACGACCGTTCCAAGATACTCTCAGCTGCTTCTGTTGCTGCACATGCCAAGCTGCTTCTCTGATTCCCGCCTTCAGCTACCACAGCCTATCAAACCTCTTTTATAGGCCCAAAATCTACTTCAGATCAAAATCACAGTCCTGATCGAAGTCCAGAAACCCAGGTGCCATTTGATTGCGCCCGCAAGCTCTCTGAACCACCCGATGGCACTCTTGCCCACTTGATCACGCCTACAAACACTTTAAGCCGCTTGATCGAGCAAAACAAGCCTATAGACCATGATTTTTCGAGCGTGACCATGGCGGTCCATGCCTAGATTCCATCGCGATCGATCAAGCACTTAAAACACTCATAAGTACCCTTCCATGACTAACCAATAGAACCTTTTCAAACCGTTTCTTTTTAAGAACCAAAAAAATTTATGCCAAAATAACATACAACTTTGGACCTAACAGCCGGCCCCATTACCTTTCGGAATGGGGGATCCCCGTTGGCAACAACCACAGTAGTAGTTGCGGAACTACTGGGCCAAGAGAGGACAACCTATTGTTTCTGCTCCTCTTTCTTTGCCAGTTTAGGGAAGGAAGCCTAGCCCGTTCAAGCGAATCCGCCTTAGGGCATCATCATAGGTGGGAGGCTGGcgtcccgatccaccgtggaccccGTCATACAGATGGCCTGGGCTGCacgcccgcacctgcgcctgggCTGTGTGCCCGCCTGGGCCATGCGCCCGCCTAGGCCGTGCGCTGCAGGCCTTGTTGTGTTGTGTTTTTGGGCTCCTCACGTCGTGCGCTACGTGCTGCGCTTCTCCACATCTGGTCTTCGCTATTGCGGGTCAAATTCGAGGCATTAAATCCCAACATATGCATGTTTTATGAATAATGGATCCTTGATTCTTAAAGCAATAAAGGATATGCATATATTTTTCTGAGAATAAAAGGGATGCTTTTTCTTCCTTTCCTATCTTAGTGATGGCGCACTCTCCTAGAGCAGGTAATTACAACATCATTAGTCATCACCAAGCTTGATATATCCTATACTGTGAACTGATATTACCATTTTAGACCCAAAGAAAAAGCTGGTTATGCCCTATAATTCTATCCAAAGAAAAACCCTTACGACATCATTTATGATGTCACCAAACTGGTTATGATCTATAATTTATGCCCCTTCAATCTCACTCCCTACGACCTACTCTGATACTGATGGCATGTGTTTACGCTGATAACCAATTTAACAGCTTCATTTTTTTCCTGGTCTCAGATCCCAAAATCACCACATAATATTCCAAAAAATAAGTAAAGCAAAGCAATGAATTATACATTCTAACAATAACAACCGCATATGTTGGTCACGTGACTCATGACTTTTGATGATCATGGCTTCTCTTCAGAGTTTGAGGTCACCTCATCAAACTAGTGGTTGAAACATGAGCACCAGGTTTTTCCTGTCACTAATCCAAGTCTTCATGGCATACTCCAGACATCGAAGACCTGAATAATCCCATTAGTGAAAAGGTTACACTTATTTCTCTTCACTTTCAAAAAAGCTATTGGTTACAAGAAATCTattaataatattcataaaaACAGCTAACTTAAACTTTCTTTTAATGTCTGCACGACAAAGTCACCCTGACCCCTTCCACGCTAAAACTTCTAGTGTGATAGATTACTCAAACCGAAAATGCCATCACTAAGTTATTTCAAGAAACAGGATAGACCAAAAGCACATCCTTTGAAGTTACTTActcttagtagatttgaatttaaatgaaaaacATTCAATTTACACAATTAAGCGAGGCAATTTACATCCCCATCATTGTTAAAGCAACACATGCCCAGATATTTTATGTGAGGCAGCACCTCAAGGTTAACACATGGCCTGACCTATCAGGGAACGCCATCATATTGTTTTTGTGTCACCTGACTGACCATACAGCAGAGTCATCCCAATCAAACAATTCTCATTTGGATGTCATGCGTAATTGACTGTTACATTACTGCCATGGATGGCTGACATAATTATAATTCTGCTCACAGAACCGGCAATCTAAAACCTATCTATTTGGATGCATGTATATTTAGTTGTTTGCTGATTTCCAGCGACTAATAGCTGTGGAAGCGATCATATTGTGGTTTGGAAGGCTGACACAAAGCAAGACAAACTTTTCAGCAGGAAATGAAATCAAGCGTGGAATTTGAGAACCAAGTTCAGAATTTTTATGAAGTTAGGGATCCGTTATTATTTGTACCGCAAtttagctcaaaaaaaaaaaaaatggcggTTCTGATCAACGATTGATGAAGTGAAGAAAGATCAGAACACCAGCAATGAGAAAAGACAAAAAGGGTGAAaaaatggaggaaaaaaaaaaagagagggaatgGAAGGTCGGTTAGTGACTCACGTGGACATGTGATTGCTGACAGTGATGAGGGGCCGGCCAGGGGGACGGAAGCGGACGAGGCGGATTAGGGTTTCGGCGTTGTGGACGGAGGTGGAGTTGAGGAGGGAGGTGACGACCTTGGCGAAGGCCCCCACGGCCATGAACACGAGGGCACGCGGGACCCCTCCCAGGTGGTCCGCTCTCCCCGCCCACCCCATCACCCCTCCTCCCATCCCGCATTCGATCTCTCAATAACACCTGACGGTTTCCCAGCACGCGCGGGAGCGGGGAGGGCGACGAAATCGTTTCCTCGGTTCTTCTTCGGCGCCGCCGGGAGGTGGAATGGGTGGAGACCCGAGAGAGCGGCTGCGGACTAAACGGCAAGCGCTTCATATTTTCGGTGATACGGTCAATAGCACGTGCGATGCGCGTGATATGATGACTAAGAAGGATCACTGGTCCGGTTTATTACAAATCAGAAGATCAACAGGCAAAATGGAGGACCTTCATGCAATTGACAATGTCAATCCACGCTCGTTTTCTTTGATCAGGCAGCTTGGATGACATAAAGTACTGCTGGATTAGGATCTTCATGCCTCTTTTGCATTTATAGGATTACTTGGTTTAAATTCAATCTAAGATATATATATTTTGGGATtgaaattagaattgaaattggAATAGGAGTTAGAACATATTTACTCTCTGATATATTTGATTCACGACCGGAACCAAAGTAAAAAATAGAATGGAACGGAAATTATCACATGGTTGCTTTTAAAGAAATAAGAACTATAGCATAACAATACTAACGGCGATTTAAAACAAATTGGTAAATAGGAGAGGGGAATTCCTTTTATTTTTTGGCAGGAGGGAATTCGTTGATTTATTGATTGACAATGAGGACCGCGCACATTCTTTATGCAACATCACCGCGAGCGGTGAAGTAATAGAAACCAGAATTTCACACACAAACACGAGCATGAACATCCTAGATGTGGCTGCGGACACGGATACATTTGGGTTTCACTTGGCAAGCGCCAGGAAATAATCGGCGGTCAAAGGTCGGAAAACAGGGCGGCTCCTTTGCCTCCGGTTGGTCCGCAAAGCTCTTGCGCAGGCGCACGGAGATTTGTAGGGATAAGCATCAGGCAATTCCATTTGGCCCCTCCACACTCCCCCTTGATAACGATCTGACACATCCCATGATTGGATCACAGAAAACCCTCTTAAATAACCGGTTACGACTCCAATAAAACTTCAAGACATCATTAAACTACTTAGAGATCGAAATACTGCAGGATGAAATTGATAaatcactcaaaaaaaattataaaaatatcaggaGGCTGCAAGGCTTGatacttgtgataaaaaatattagcagataaaaattaaaatttcatatcaaATTCTAAACCATATTATTGCAGACATAAGAAGAGCAACACTGAACAAATACATAAGATAACATAAACAAAGATAATTAACAActtcaaaaaagattttttttgtcataaattgataaaagaattacCTTTAGGAACAAAGAagatttgaaggaaaaaaaaaaaatttgaaacattttTCTTTTCAGAGTGAGTACAACAACCATCCAGGTTAACGGAGAAAAATCGAAAACTAAAAAGAACTTCAAAGGATAAGataaaacaaagaaagggttctGATGATATACTCTCATTTGGGTCATGGAAATGGACATAGAATTCTTGCATCCTATCATTCACCATCTCCACCCTGTAATCACTCATCATCCTATACAACAtcctaaaaaaatctaaaaaatcaaaaataaggaaaaaaagggggagaaatccaTCCATCAGATGGGCAGTGAGTTCGGGATAAGCTTTGCCATTTTCTTGCTCTCCTCCATCTAATCTTCTCATCTATGTGTGTGAAAAATTAACAAGTCCGAACGAATAGGGAAAACCAagagctcctcctcctccagcttctcctcctgctcctccaccTTCTTTCACCATGACCGCCCCTCCTCCCAAACTTGCATCAACCTCATCGGCGCCTCTTCGATGCTTGTCCCCTCCGTTTGCTTCTCCCTGGACCAGCACTATGGCCCCATCTCACCTAACCGCTCCCTCACCGTCATGGACCACCACCTCTCCCCGTGCCCCATCGCCTCCCTCGCCCCCAGCATCAGATGTGCATGTGCTCCCAATGACTCACCCGAGCTCCTTCCGATGCCATCCCACCATCAAAACCATGCCGCCTTCTCATCGTCGAACTGACTCAATACACGGCGGTCGGTGATGACCAACTTTCTCATCCAGATCgaaacttcttttctttctttctttttttttccttattgtCTTCATAAATTGATGCTAAACTGATGCATTTCGTCGTGCCCAACACTTTTTTCCCCTCTCTggctctctccctttttctccaaCACCCCATGCGACGAATGGAGGCCTCTCAATGAAGAGGCCTAAAGATAGGAATACTAATGATATTACTAAGAAATTTGAATCAAAGTGCTGGTCTTTGTAATGGTACTAAATTGATAATTACAAGATTATTTTCTAAGATTATAGAATCTGAAATTATCAGTAGAAGCAATATTGGTGATCATGTGTTTATTTCGAGAATGATCTTATCTCCAACTGAATCTAAATGACTTTTCATATTGAAGCGAAGATACTTTCCTCTTTCTGTGTGTTTCACCATGACTATTAATAAGAGTCAAGGGCAATCACTAAAACAAGTTGGAATATATTTATCAATACTTGTATTTACTCATGGATAGCTATACATTGTACTATCTAGAGTAACTAGCAAAGATAGTTTAAAGGTATTGATAAATAACTGTGAGCACTCCAATAATTATTGTTCAATAaagaatattatttataaaaagattttttcaaatctatctgcTCCTCTTAATATACAAGATTTATAATTATATGTTAATATTTTTATctctatttcatatttattttaattattctatggatattaatatatatatttatttcaaatttttgattaacTACAAGATGTAGTGTAATTTATTAAGTGATTTAACAAATGAGAGAGACAACTGAAAAATAAAAGTTAGAATTGACAGAATATGAAATTCAATTACAATAAAGAACAATGATCTTATAAGTTTGGACATGCTCATTATTGACGAAGAGATACCTTTCTtcctattttcaaatattttccaCTCTTGCATTCATTAATATTTTTCTTGCAATAGTTATTaatactttattttttaatttatttgttTGTTAGGGTAACCATATGCATGCTATAATCAGAAAAAATATTGTATAGAAATTTCATATGC
The DNA window shown above is from Elaeis guineensis isolate ETL-2024a chromosome 8, EG11, whole genome shotgun sequence and carries:
- the LOC105050436 gene encoding N-acylphosphatidylethanolamine synthase isoform X1 encodes the protein MGGGVMGWAGRADHLGGVPRALVFMAVGAFAKVVTSLLNSTSVHNAETLIRLVRFRPPGRPLITVSNHMSTLDDPLMWGFKGFPTMDAKLARWVLAAEDICFKNAILSYIFRLGKCIPITRGGGIYQAHMNEALEVLSGGGWLHAFPEGKVSQENAPIRRLKWGTASLIVRAPVTPIVLPIVHCGFEKVMPEKFFFGRRPLVPLCSKDIKIIIGEPIEFDLQSLKQTAKTVSRESSFPSLGWPNTTPDGLDEAAQKWLYINISDQIRTVMERLRNFGGTLKRFKA
- the LOC105050436 gene encoding N-acylphosphatidylethanolamine synthase isoform X2; this translates as MRLDDPLMWGFKGFPTMDAKLARWVLAAEDICFKNAILSYIFRLGKCIPITRGGGIYQAHMNEALEVLSGGGWLHAFPEGKVSQENAPIRRLKWGTASLIVRAPVTPIVLPIVHCGFEKVMPEKFFFGRRPLVPLCSKDIKIIIGEPIEFDLQSLKQTAKTVSRESSFPSLGWPNTTPDGLDEAAQKWLYINISDQIRTVMERLRNFGGTLKRFKA
- the LOC105050436 gene encoding N-acylphosphatidylethanolamine synthase isoform X3 gives rise to the protein MWGFKGFPTMDAKLARWVLAAEDICFKNAILSYIFRLGKCIPITRGGGIYQAHMNEALEVLSGGGWLHAFPEGKVSQENAPIRRLKWGTASLIVRAPVTPIVLPIVHCGFEKVMPEKFFFGRRPLVPLCSKDIKIIIGEPIEFDLQSLKQTAKTVSRESSFPSLGWPNTTPDGLDEAAQKWLYINISDQIRTVMERLRNFGGTLKRFKA